The genomic interval CGCCCCGACCGACGCCCTCTTCGATCGCCTGTGCCGGGTGCTGGGGCGAGCGGAGCTGGCGGACGATCCACGCTTTGCCGACAATCCCGGGCGCGTCCGGCACCGCCAGGCGCTCATCCCGGCTCTCGAGGCCACCACCCGGACCTACCCGACGGCCTCGCTCCTCGAGCGACTGCGCGCCGCGGACGTGACGTGCGCGCCGATCCAGACGCTCGACCAGGTGGTGACGGACCCGCAGACGAAGGCAAGCGAGATGCTGGCCGCGACGCCGCATCCCGACATTCCCGACCTGACGACGGTCGCGCTGCCGATCCGCTGGGACGGGGCCCGGCCCGGGCCGCGTCGGCCCCCGCCGCGCCTCGGGGAGCACACGCGGGAGGTCCTGGGCGGCCTCGGCCTGAGCGACGCCGAGATCGACAGTCTCCGCCAGCGGCGCGCCGTCCAGCTCGGTCCCGACGATGCCTGAGCCGCGCTACCGCCACCTCGCGCTCACCCGGAGCTCCGACGGCCACGTGCTGACCGTGGAGCTCCACCGTCCCGAGGTGCTGAACGCCCTCAACACGGCGATGGGCGAAGACCTCCTGGCCTGCTTCCGCGGTCCGGCGGCGGGATCCGAGGTCCGGGCGGTCGTGCTGGCCGGGGCCGGCGACCGGGCGTTCTGTGTGGGAGGGGATCTCAAGGAGCGTCAGGGAATGACGGATGAGGCCTGGCGCGCCCAGCACGTCATCTTCGAGCAGGCGGCGGCGGCCCTCCTCCGCTGCCCGGCCCCGGTGATCGCCGCGGTCGAGGGGTTCGCGTTCGGCGGAGGCTGCGAGCTCGCCGTGATGGCGGACTTCATCGTGGCCAGCGAGACCGCGGTCTTCGCCGTACCCGA from Candidatus Methylomirabilota bacterium carries:
- a CDS encoding enoyl-CoA hydratase-related protein, whose amino-acid sequence is MPEPRYRHLALTRSSDGHVLTVELHRPEVLNALNTAMGEDLLACFRGPAAGSEVRAVVLAGAGDRAFCVGGDLKERQGMTDEAWRAQHVIFEQAAAALLRCPAPVIAAVEGFAFGGGCELAVMADFIVASETAVFAVPETTLGIFPGIGGTQLLPRILGAPLAKELIFTGRRLGAEEARAAGLVNHLTPPGQAHVRALEIATTIAQNGPIAVRQAKKAIAYGLETDLETAMVLAIEAYNVTVATEDRQEGVRAFNEKRKPQFKGR